Proteins encoded in a region of the Chloroflexota bacterium genome:
- a CDS encoding Na+/H+ antiporter produces MSYSIIFLEEVVISLLTVAVLVGIFSRRLRMPYTLGLVLIGLALAIFAEVEVHITSELILGVLVPPLIFEAAFHIRWEDLRRDLGLILALAVAGVVLATGVVGGIVHYGLGMPLAAALVFGALVAATDPVAVVALFRSLGAPKRLQVLLEGESLFNDGTAIVVFNLLLGVLVTGTYSITGGLIDFVRVAGGGFLVGGLLGALVSAIIARVDDYLLETALTAVLAYGAFLVAEQAHVSGVLAVVAAGLINGNIGPRGMSATTRIVVVNFWEFTAFLANSFIFLLIGLQIRPEVLLSNWYAVLWAVLAIIVARALSVYGLSWIGRDLPSKWRHVLYWGGLRGAVSLALALGIPESVGPLRDQISVMAFGVVLFTLLVQGGSMPWVLKWLGIGSNDEERLEFERRHARAVAARAGHEYLTRAYRQGVISAHTWEVLRPLLEQRNQRLQRAVEQILRQHPALQMEELHKARLEILRAQRIALQELFHAGVIGEETFATLAAEVDSALSDTLPAWPGMLLRRSPDAPPIRHLLMAIVQERTPHAVAEALGKLGIPVVPVESSGGFLKRPNITMLIGVPEGQIETVVEILKTTSRRRVEFVADKIGGVLPLPRPKPVHVGGATVFLFDVDEYIEL; encoded by the coding sequence ATGTCGTACTCTATCATTTTTCTCGAAGAGGTGGTCATTTCGCTGCTGACCGTGGCGGTGCTGGTTGGCATCTTCAGCCGCCGCCTGCGGATGCCTTATACCCTCGGCCTGGTGCTCATTGGGCTGGCGCTGGCGATTTTCGCCGAGGTGGAAGTTCACATCACCAGCGAACTGATTTTGGGGGTGCTGGTGCCGCCGTTGATTTTCGAAGCGGCTTTCCACATTCGGTGGGAAGACCTGCGCCGCGATCTGGGCTTGATTTTGGCGCTGGCCGTGGCCGGTGTGGTGCTGGCGACGGGGGTGGTTGGCGGCATTGTGCATTATGGTTTGGGCATGCCCCTGGCCGCGGCGCTGGTTTTTGGCGCACTGGTGGCGGCTACCGATCCTGTCGCGGTGGTGGCGCTGTTCCGCTCGCTGGGCGCGCCCAAACGGCTGCAAGTGTTGCTGGAAGGGGAAAGTCTGTTCAACGACGGCACCGCCATTGTGGTTTTCAATCTGCTGCTGGGCGTGCTGGTGACCGGCACGTACAGCATTACCGGCGGCCTGATTGATTTCGTGCGCGTTGCGGGCGGCGGCTTCCTGGTGGGTGGCTTGCTGGGGGCGTTGGTTTCGGCCATCATTGCCCGCGTTGACGATTACCTGCTGGAAACCGCCCTCACCGCGGTGCTGGCTTACGGTGCTTTTCTGGTCGCCGAGCAGGCGCATGTCAGCGGTGTGCTCGCGGTGGTGGCGGCGGGGCTCATCAACGGCAATATCGGCCCTCGCGGCATGTCGGCTACAACCCGCATTGTGGTCGTCAATTTTTGGGAATTCACGGCTTTTCTGGCTAACTCGTTCATCTTTCTGCTCATTGGGCTGCAAATTCGCCCTGAAGTGCTGTTGAGCAACTGGTACGCTGTGCTGTGGGCGGTGTTGGCGATCATCGTGGCGCGCGCTTTGAGCGTGTATGGCCTTTCGTGGATTGGCCGAGACCTGCCCTCGAAGTGGCGGCACGTGCTGTACTGGGGCGGCTTGCGGGGTGCGGTTTCCCTGGCTCTGGCGCTGGGCATCCCCGAGAGCGTGGGGCCGCTGCGCGACCAGATCAGCGTGATGGCCTTTGGGGTGGTGCTCTTTACCCTGCTGGTGCAGGGCGGCTCGATGCCGTGGGTGTTGAAGTGGCTGGGCATTGGCAGTAACGACGAAGAGCGGCTTGAGTTTGAGCGCCGCCATGCGCGTGCGGTGGCCGCGCGGGCCGGCCATGAATACCTTACCCGCGCCTACCGGCAGGGCGTGATTTCGGCGCACACCTGGGAGGTGCTCCGCCCCTTGCTGGAGCAGCGCAACCAGCGGCTTCAGCGGGCCGTGGAGCAGATTTTGCGCCAGCACCCCGCCCTGCAAATGGAAGAGTTGCACAAAGCCCGGCTGGAAATTCTGCGTGCCCAGCGCATTGCGCTGCAAGAACTCTTCCACGCGGGCGTCATCGGCGAAGAAACCTTTGCCACCCTGGCCGCTGAGGTGGATAGCGCCCTCAGCGATACCCTTCCGGCCTGGCCTGGCATGTTGCTGCGCCGCTCGCCCGATGCCCCGCCCATCCGTCATCTGCTGATGGCGATTGTGCAGGAACGCACCCCGCACGCGGTTGCTGAGGCGCTGGGCAAGTTGGGCATTCCGGTGGTGCCGGTGGAAAGCAGCGGTGGCTTCCTGAAGCGCCCCAACATCACCATGCTTATTGGCGTGCCTGAAGGCCAGATCGAGACGGTGGTCGAAATTCTCAAGACCACGTCGCGCCGCCGGGTGGAGTTTGTGGCCGATAAAATCGGTGGGGTGCTGCCCCTGCCGCGCCCCAAGCCGGTGCATGTCGGTGGGGCGACTGTTTTCCTCTTTGATGTGGATGAGTATATTGAGCTTTGA
- a CDS encoding sigma-70 family RNA polymerase sigma factor, translated as MTEAEWVRAAQGGDLEAFNRLVLAYQDAVYNVAYRILGERVAAEDATQETFLRAWQHIRRYRGGSWRGWLFRIATNACYDHLRRRKRRPTVPLEPADAEGDAVEDAPWLADTNPQTQPEAEAERAALRRALETCFQALPAEQRAALALVDVGGFPYAEAAQALGVALGTLKSRLARGRLRMQACLRRFPELLGALARLNPGGRSS; from the coding sequence ATGACCGAGGCTGAGTGGGTTCGCGCCGCCCAGGGCGGTGACCTGGAGGCTTTCAACCGCCTGGTGCTGGCTTATCAGGATGCGGTTTACAACGTGGCCTACCGCATCTTGGGCGAGCGCGTCGCGGCCGAGGACGCCACGCAAGAGACCTTTCTGCGGGCGTGGCAGCACATTCGCCGTTATCGGGGCGGCTCGTGGCGCGGCTGGCTGTTTCGTATTGCCACCAATGCGTGTTACGACCACCTGCGCCGCCGCAAGCGCCGCCCGACGGTGCCGCTGGAACCCGCCGATGCCGAAGGCGATGCGGTGGAAGATGCCCCCTGGCTGGCTGACACCAACCCCCAAACGCAACCTGAAGCCGAAGCCGAGCGTGCGGCCCTGCGGCGCGCCCTGGAAACCTGCTTCCAGGCGCTCCCTGCCGAGCAGCGCGCCGCCCTTGCCTTGGTGGATGTGGGGGGCTTTCCCTATGCCGAGGCCGCACAAGCCCTTGGTGTGGCGTTGGGCACGCTGAAAAGCCGCCTGGCGCGTGGGCGGTTGCGGATGCAGGCGTGCCTGCGCCGTTTTCCGGAACTTTTGGGCGCTTTGGCGCGTCTAAACCCCGGAGGGCGTTCCTCATGA